A genomic region of Miscanthus floridulus cultivar M001 chromosome 3, ASM1932011v1, whole genome shotgun sequence contains the following coding sequences:
- the LOC136543064 gene encoding uncharacterized protein: MLEAIGQFGRKLKGPSPYEMSGPFLQKRKEKVMDGFKEHKESWEVTGCSIMTDAWTDRKGRGVMNLVVHSAHGVLFLDSVECSGDRKDGKYIFELVDRYIEEIGEEHVVQVVTDNASVNTSAASLLTAKRSSIFWNGCAAHCLDLMLEDIGKLGPVDETIANARQVTVFLYAHTRVLDLMRKFLKKDLVRSGVTRFATAYLNLKSLLDNKKELTRLFKSDEMEELGYLKQAKGKKANKLITLSHWLMC; the protein is encoded by the exons ATGTTAGAGGCCATTGGTCAATTTGGTAGAAAACTGAAAGGGCCTAGTCCCTATGAGATGAGTGGACCGTTCTTGCAGAAAAGGAAGGAAAAGGTGATGGATGGATTCAAGGAGCATAAGGAATCATGGGAGGTCACAGGTTGTTCTATCATGACAGATGCATGGACAGATAGGAAGGGTAGGGGAGTGATGAATTTAGTTGTGCATAGTGCTCATGGGGTACTCTTCTTAGATTCAGTGGAATGCTCGGGTGACAGGAAAGATGGCAAATATATATTTGAACTTGTGGATAGGTACATAGAAGAGATAGGGGAAGAACATGTTGTCCAAGTGGTGACTGATAATGCTAGCGTCAATACTAGTGCAGCAAGTCTATTGACAGCAAAAAGATCTTCAATATTTTGGAATGGATGTGCTGCTCATTGCTTGGATCTCATGCTAGAGGATATTGGTAAGCTTGGACCAGTTGATGAGACCATTGCTAATGCAAGGCAAGTGACTGTTTTCTTGTATGCTCATACTAGGGTGTTGGATTTGATGAGGAAGTTTCTTAAGAAAGACTTGGTTCGCTCTGGGGTTACACGATTTGCCACTGCTTACTTGAATCTAAAAAGCTTGCTGGACAACAAAAAAGAGTTGACAAGACTATTTAAATCAGATGAGATGGAGGAACTGGGTTACTTGAAGCAGGCCAAGGGGAAGAAAGCCAACAAA TTAATTACTTTGAGCCATTGGCTAATGTGTTGA
- the LOC136541301 gene encoding uncharacterized protein gives MDSDVPSMGFFHGLMLEAKKEISQRFDNDESRFKEVWDIIDRRWDNKLKTPLHLAGYYLNPYYYYPNKSEIVKDGSFAAGVISCITKMVAGDEETQDKIIEELDLYQNQQGSFGSEIATRQRKNKNFNPAKWWLHHGTSTPNLRKLAARILSLTCSSSACERNWSVFEQVHTKKRNRLLHERMRDLVFVKFNSKLRNKREKKDRDPLEKEVDDVVADDDNEFITGITPLPSEMEQQQCTQESHKHTPQQAQPQAKRKRPVHPKKRKVRSLQSLMRNGPVQPEAPSSDSEDCADGTLMQTTDSDKSSSPYVSESD, from the exons ATGGACAGCGATGTACCATCAATGGGATTCTTCCATGGATTAATGTTGGAGGCGAAGAAAGAAATTTCTCAGAGGTTTGATAATGATGAGAGCCGCTTCAAAGAAGTCTGGGATATCATTGATAGAAGATGGGACAACAAGCTCAAGACTCCACTACACCTAGCTGGGTACTATTTGAACCCCTACTACTATTACCCAAATAAGTCAGAGATTGTGAAAGATGGATCATTTGCAGCAGGTGTGATTTCCTGTATTACAAAGATGGTGGCTGGTGATGAAGAAACCCAAGACAAGATAATTGAAGAACTCGACCTGTATCAAAATCAGCAAGGGAGTTTTGGAAGTGAAATTGCCACAAGGCAGCGAAAGAACAAGAATTTCAATCCAG CAAAATGGTGGCTGCACCATGGCACAAGCACACCAAATCTTAGAAAATTGGCAGCAAGGATTCTGAGTCTGACCTGCAGCTCCTCAGCTTGTGAGAGGAACTGGTCAGTATTTGAACAG GTTCATACAAAGAAGCGCAATAGGCTACTTCATGAAAGGATGAGAGATCTTGTATTTGTTAAATTTAATTCTAAGTTAAGGaataagagagagaagaaggataGAGATCCTTTGGAGAAAGAAGTagatgatgttgtggcagatgaTGATAATGAATTCATTACTGGTATTACGCCTTTGCCAAGTGAAATGGAACAACAACAATGTACACAAGAATCACATAAGCACACACCACAACAAGCACAGCCACAAGCTAAAAGGAAAAGGCCTGTGCACCCTAAGAAGAGGAAAGTCAGGAGCCTGCAGTCTTTGATGAGAAATGGCCCAGTGCAGCCTGAAGCTCCATCATCCGATTCAGAAGATTGTGCTGATGGTACTCTAATGCAGACTACTGACTCTGATAAGTCTTCCTCTCCCTATGTCTCTGAGTCTGATTAG